Proteins co-encoded in one Medicago truncatula cultivar Jemalong A17 chromosome 8, MtrunA17r5.0-ANR, whole genome shotgun sequence genomic window:
- the LOC25500582 gene encoding ribosome production factor 1 produces the protein MAIGGKRKRNNDSDGEDNSSKRETRTETKEPFRPSMIKNKEKRSEIHAKLKHQKKLEKRAKSNARDAAVKRAIELGEEPPEKKVPKTIENTREVDETVCKPDDEELFAGNDADEFSSILKRQQSPKILITTCRFNSTRGPALISELLQVIPNAHYFKRGTYDLKKIVEYANKKDFTSLVVVHTNRREPNALLIIGLPEGPTAHFKLTNLVLRKDIKNHGVPTSHQPELVLNNFTTRLGHRVGRMIQSLFPQDPEFKGRRVVTFHNQRDFIFFRHHRYIFETKEIKKIESKGKNDEDGKSEKVPDHKTIARLQECGPRFTLKLKSLQHGTFDTKGGEYEWVHKPEMDTSRRRFFL, from the exons ATGGCGATCGGCGGGAAGAGGAAGCGCAACAATGATTCAGACGGCGAAGATAATTCTTCCAAGAGAGAAACTCGAACGGAAACGAAGGAACCATTCCGTCCTTCAATGattaagaacaaagaaaaacgATCTGAAATTCATGCTAAACTCAAGCATCAGAAGAAGCTTGAAAAACGCGCTAAGTCTAATGCTCGTGATGCTGCTGTTAAAAGAGCTATCGAGCTCGGTGAAGAg CCTCCGGAGAAGAAGGTGCCGAAGACGATTGAGAATACAAGGGAAGTTGATGAGACTGTTTGCAAGCCTGATGATGAAGAG CTATTTGCTGGAAATGATGCTGATGAATTCAGTTCAATATTAAAGCGGCAACAAAGTCCCAAGATATTAATCACCACTTGCCGCTTCAATTCTACG AGGGGACCTGCTTTAATATCAGAATTGCTTCAGGTTATACCAAATGCACATTACTTCAAGAGAGGAACCTATGATTTAAAAAAG ATTGTTGAATATGCAAATAAAAAGGACTTCACTTCTCTTGTAGTTGTACACACCAATCGGAGGGAACCAA ATGCTCTCTTAATTATTGGCTTACCTGAAGGACCTACTGCTCATTTCAAACTCACAAATCTTGTTTTACGCAAGGATATTAAG AATCATGGAGTCCCAACCAGTCACCAGCCTGAGCTTGTGTTGAACAACTTCACAACACGCCTAGGGCATCGAGTTGGAAG aaTGATACAGTCACTTTTCCCCCAAGATCCTGAGTTTAAAGGGCGACGTGTAGTTACCTTCCACAATCAGAGAGACTTCATATTCTTCCGACATCATCG GTATATTTTCGAGaccaaagaaattaaaaagataGAGTCTAAAGGTAAAAATGACGAGGATGGCAAGAGTGAGAAAGTTCCTGACCATAAAACAATTGCCCGTCTTCAG GAATGCGGCCCTCGTTTCACATTGAAGTTAAAAAGCCTGCAGCATGGAACATTTGACACTAAAGGTGGAGAATATGAGTGGGTTCACAAG CCGGAAATGGACACAAGTCGAAGAAGGTTTTTCCTGTGA
- the LOC25500583 gene encoding uncharacterized calcium-binding protein At1g02270 isoform X1, producing the protein MVVAAGSKFSLRRGNSGSCSSNNVVINEELSRINNKSACFSQDPSCVSFTTFNILAPIYKRIDPQNQGLRESDFRSRWLARNQRILDSLLSESSSIMCLQEFWVGNEELVQMFEERLGDAGYQLFKLARTNNRGDGLLTAIHKEYLSIVNYQELLFNDCGDRVAQLLHVRSVNPILQNQKDSVHQEFLIVNTHLLFPHDSSLCIVRLDQVYQILKYVEQYQKENRLKPMPIILCGDWNGSKRGHVYKFLRSQGFVSSYDIANQYTDSYADAHKQWVSHRNHRGNICGVDFIWLCNPNQARKPLKTSWSEAVFSILKFQLRKASLSEDDAFTFLKGDNYADSSVTYFSFSEALRQVKLFGVPYGLRFQQLQDLWNQADVDGNGVIDFEEFKQKIWNSTCSEHVYENVNVYVKDSNTEQEQETIGFKVKNAMLFPREVEKGLWPEDYSLSDHARLTAVFSPAKMSCSSL; encoded by the exons ATG GTGGTAGCTGCAGGTTCGAAGTTCAGTTTAAGAAGAGGAAACAGTGGTTCATGTTCTTCTAATAATGTTGTTATCAATGAAGAACTTTCTAGAATTAATAACAAAAGTGCTTGTTTTTCTCAAGACCCTTCTTGTGTTTCATTCACTACTTTTAATATCCTTGCTCCTATTTACAAAAGGATTGATCCACAG AATCAAGGACTCAGAGAAAGTGACTTCAGATCACGTTGGTTAGCTAGGAATCAAAGGATTCTTGATTCATTGCTTTCTGAATCGTCTTCCATTATGTGCTTACAG GAATTTTGGGTTGGAAATGAAGAACTTGTTCAAATGTTTGAGGAGAGACTTGGGGATGCTGGTTATCAACTTTTCAAACTTGCTCGAACCAACAACCGCGGAGATG GTCTGCTGACTGCTATACATAAAGAATACTTAAGTATTGTGAATTATCAAGAGTTGCTTTTCAATGATTGCGGTGACCGTGTTGCTCAGTTGTTGCATGTTCGATCAGTTAATcccattttacaaaaccaaaaGGACAGTGTTCACCAAGAGTTTCTGATTGTGAATACTCACTTGCTATTTCCACATGATTCAAGTCTGTGTATAGTGAGATTGGATCAG gtttatcaaatattaaaatatgtgGAACAGTATCAGAAAGAAAACAGACTCAAACCAATGCCTATTATACTCTGCGG TGACTGGAACGGAAGCAAGCGTGGGCATGTTTACAAGTTCCTAAGGTCACAGggatttgtatcatcatatgaTATTGCAAATCAATATACTGATAGTTATGCAGATGCACACAAG CAGTGGGTTAGTCACAGAAATCATAGAGGAAATATATGTGGCGTTGACTTCATTTGGCTTTGCAATCCTAACCAAGCGCGTAAGCCTTTGAAAACAAGTTGGTCTGAAGCTGTATTCAGTATACTGAAG TTCCAGCTTCGAAAGGCATCATTGTCTGAAGATGATGCATTTACCTTTCTGAAGGGTGACAACTATGCTGATTCTTCTGTgacatattttagtttttctgAAGCCCTCCGTCAG GTAAAGTTATTTGGCGTGCCTTATGGATTACGCTTTCAACAGTTGCAAGATCTATGGAATCAAGCTGATGTAGATGGAAATGGTGTCATCGACTTCGAAGAATTCAAG CAAAAGATTTGGAATTCTACATGTTCAGAGCATGTGTATGAAAATGTCAATGTGTACGTGAAGGATTCTAATACTGAGCAGGAGCAAGAAACCATTGGTTTTAAGGTGAAGAACGCGATGTTGTTTCCGCGTGAAGTGGAGAAAGGACTTTGGCCTGAAGATTACTCTCTTTCTGATCATGCTAGGTTGACTGCTGTATTTTCACCGGCAAAGATGTCATGTTCTTCATTATAA
- the LOC25500583 gene encoding uncharacterized calcium-binding protein At1g02270 isoform X2 — protein MVVAAGSKFSLRRGNSGSCSSNNVVINEELSRINNKSACFSQDPSCVSFTTFNILAPIYKRIDPQNQGLRESDFRSRWLARNQRILDSLLSESSSIMCLQEFWVGNEELVQMFEERLGDAGYQLFKLARTNNRGDGLLTAIHKEYLSIVNYQELLFNDCGDRVAQLLHVRSVNPILQNQKDSVHQEFLIVNTHLLFPHDSSLCIVRLDQVYQILKYVEQYQKENRLKPMPIILCGDWNGSKRGHVYKFLRSQGFVSSYDIANQYTDSYADAHKWVSHRNHRGNICGVDFIWLCNPNQARKPLKTSWSEAVFSILKFQLRKASLSEDDAFTFLKGDNYADSSVTYFSFSEALRQVKLFGVPYGLRFQQLQDLWNQADVDGNGVIDFEEFKQKIWNSTCSEHVYENVNVYVKDSNTEQEQETIGFKVKNAMLFPREVEKGLWPEDYSLSDHARLTAVFSPAKMSCSSL, from the exons ATG GTGGTAGCTGCAGGTTCGAAGTTCAGTTTAAGAAGAGGAAACAGTGGTTCATGTTCTTCTAATAATGTTGTTATCAATGAAGAACTTTCTAGAATTAATAACAAAAGTGCTTGTTTTTCTCAAGACCCTTCTTGTGTTTCATTCACTACTTTTAATATCCTTGCTCCTATTTACAAAAGGATTGATCCACAG AATCAAGGACTCAGAGAAAGTGACTTCAGATCACGTTGGTTAGCTAGGAATCAAAGGATTCTTGATTCATTGCTTTCTGAATCGTCTTCCATTATGTGCTTACAG GAATTTTGGGTTGGAAATGAAGAACTTGTTCAAATGTTTGAGGAGAGACTTGGGGATGCTGGTTATCAACTTTTCAAACTTGCTCGAACCAACAACCGCGGAGATG GTCTGCTGACTGCTATACATAAAGAATACTTAAGTATTGTGAATTATCAAGAGTTGCTTTTCAATGATTGCGGTGACCGTGTTGCTCAGTTGTTGCATGTTCGATCAGTTAATcccattttacaaaaccaaaaGGACAGTGTTCACCAAGAGTTTCTGATTGTGAATACTCACTTGCTATTTCCACATGATTCAAGTCTGTGTATAGTGAGATTGGATCAG gtttatcaaatattaaaatatgtgGAACAGTATCAGAAAGAAAACAGACTCAAACCAATGCCTATTATACTCTGCGG TGACTGGAACGGAAGCAAGCGTGGGCATGTTTACAAGTTCCTAAGGTCACAGggatttgtatcatcatatgaTATTGCAAATCAATATACTGATAGTTATGCAGATGCACACAAG TGGGTTAGTCACAGAAATCATAGAGGAAATATATGTGGCGTTGACTTCATTTGGCTTTGCAATCCTAACCAAGCGCGTAAGCCTTTGAAAACAAGTTGGTCTGAAGCTGTATTCAGTATACTGAAG TTCCAGCTTCGAAAGGCATCATTGTCTGAAGATGATGCATTTACCTTTCTGAAGGGTGACAACTATGCTGATTCTTCTGTgacatattttagtttttctgAAGCCCTCCGTCAG GTAAAGTTATTTGGCGTGCCTTATGGATTACGCTTTCAACAGTTGCAAGATCTATGGAATCAAGCTGATGTAGATGGAAATGGTGTCATCGACTTCGAAGAATTCAAG CAAAAGATTTGGAATTCTACATGTTCAGAGCATGTGTATGAAAATGTCAATGTGTACGTGAAGGATTCTAATACTGAGCAGGAGCAAGAAACCATTGGTTTTAAGGTGAAGAACGCGATGTTGTTTCCGCGTGAAGTGGAGAAAGGACTTTGGCCTGAAGATTACTCTCTTTCTGATCATGCTAGGTTGACTGCTGTATTTTCACCGGCAAAGATGTCATGTTCTTCATTATAA